The segment CCCGGAGCTAGACGATGAAAGCGATCACACGTGCGATCCTGCTGGCGAGCGTGCCGGTCATGATATACGCCGTTGATGTCGTCGACAGGAAACCCGCTATGACCTACGTTGAAGCGTCCGCAAGCCAGTTGCTCGAACAGGCCGATTCCGTCTTCCAGTCGCGCGACTACGAAAACGCCCTCACCGCCTACAGCTCAGTGGTCGAGCAGGCCCGTAAAGAATTCAACCGGTCGGTCGAAGTCGAAGCGCTCGCGCAGGTGGCGCGCATGAACCTGATCCTGAACAATAAGGACGAAGGCCGGACGTGGCTGCAGAAGGCCGCAGAACGGGCCGACGACGCCGACCCGATGGGCTGGTCGCGGTATCTGGGCGTCAAGGGCCGCTTTGAATGGAAGGACGACGATCTGGTCACCGCCCGAAAGACGTTCGACGATATGTATTCATACTGCAATACCAACGCCCTGTGGGGACGGGCGGTTGATGCCGCCCACATGATCGCGATCGTCTCCCCCGACTCGAAAGACCAGATCACCTGGAGCTACCGGGGAATCGAAGCGGCCGAGAAGTCCGGCGAAGAATCCTGGCTCGGACCGCTCTGGAATAACCTCGCCATCACCTACTTCGACATGAAATCCTATGACTCGGCGCTGACCTGTTTCCAGAAAGCCCGCGAGTACCACTGGCGCCACTCCGGCGAGATCGGCAAGTTGTTCGCCGACTACCACGTCGGGATGACCCTCCGGCACATGGGCCGCTACGATGAGGCTGCCACGTGGCTCCGCCCGGTTCTGGCGTGGGCCGAGCGGCTCGGCGACCACAGCGCGATCGGACAGGCGTGCGAAGATCTCGGCGAAGTCATGATCGCCACCGGGGACAAAGCGGGCGGGGTGAGACTGCTCAAACGCGCCCGCGATGAATACAAAATCGAGAAGTGGGACGAGCAGGTGCCCGATGTCTGGAACAAACTCAACGACCGAATCGCGGCGCTCGAGAAATAGCGGCGCCCCCGCCCGATACGCTTGTCACCTGCCGGACTGCGCCAAGAACGACTGTCGTGTCACCTGAAACGCACATCGCGTGCTTCGGCTGCGGCGCGCTTGTTCCGAATACTGAGGGCCCCACACACGCCTATATCGGCGCGCCGCCCGGCTGCTGGGCGATATACACATCGATACTCGAACGCGAGTACGGTGAGTTCCGCAACCCGCCTTGTCACCGCCTCACGGTTGACTCCTACGCCGCCCAGCACCCCGGAGTGCCGTCACGCCGTTCAATCCAGTCGGTCGCTGTCCATCTAGTCAGTCTCCACCTCGTTCTCGAACTCGCGTTTGACCATCAAGAAGCCACGCGGGCCCTTGCGAAGTTCACCGGCAATGGCGTACCTTACATATGGATAGAGCCGCCGACTGCCCCGGACTGGCTGACCGTTGTCGATGTATGCGGTGCGCCGGATCTGACCGAGCATGAACGGCGCGTGATTCGCTGGGCGCGTTCGGTCTGGGACG is part of the Candidatus Zixiibacteriota bacterium genome and harbors:
- a CDS encoding tetratricopeptide repeat protein, with translation MKAITRAILLASVPVMIYAVDVVDRKPAMTYVEASASQLLEQADSVFQSRDYENALTAYSSVVEQARKEFNRSVEVEALAQVARMNLILNNKDEGRTWLQKAAERADDADPMGWSRYLGVKGRFEWKDDDLVTARKTFDDMYSYCNTNALWGRAVDAAHMIAIVSPDSKDQITWSYRGIEAAEKSGEESWLGPLWNNLAITYFDMKSYDSALTCFQKAREYHWRHSGEIGKLFADYHVGMTLRHMGRYDEAATWLRPVLAWAERLGDHSAIGQACEDLGEVMIATGDKAGGVRLLKRARDEYKIEKWDEQVPDVWNKLNDRIAALEK
- a CDS encoding DUF5946 family protein, which translates into the protein MSPETHIACFGCGALVPNTEGPTHAYIGAPPGCWAIYTSILEREYGEFRNPPCHRLTVDSYAAQHPGVPSRRSIQSVAVHLVSLHLVLELAFDHQEATRALAKFTGNGVPYIWIEPPTAPDWLTVVDVCGAPDLTEHERRVIRWARSVWDAWSEHHDTVRSWASRSLDLNRG